The Streptomyces bacillaris sequence GAGCTGCTGCGCGTCGTGGACAACGACAAGTACGCCACCATCGTCGGCCCCAAGCTGCGCGGCTGGTACGACCGCAAGCAGCTCCTCGAAGTCGGCGTCTCCATCGCCAACAGCGGCCGCCGCTGGACCGGCCTGGACCGCCGCGAGCAGGACCAGGGCCAGCACGACCAGGTCCGTACCGTCCTCTCCGTCTCCTCCGCCGGCATGCTCATCCGCCGCGACGTCTACGAGGAGCTGGGCGGCTTCGACCGCAGCCTCCCCCTGATGCGCGACGACGTCGACCTCTGCTGGCGTGCCCACCTCGCCGGCCACCGGGTCCTCATCGCCCCCGACGCCGTCCTGCGCCACGCCGAGGCCTCCGCCCGCGAGCGCCGCCCCATCGACTGCGCCGGCCGCTCGGTCGTCGGCCCGCACCGCGTCGACAAGGCGGGCGCGGTCTACACGATGCTCGTCAACGCCCGCGCGGCCGCCCTGCCCTGGGTGCTGCTCCGGCTCGTCGTCGGCACCCTCCTCCGTACCCTCGCCTACCTCGTCGGCAAGGTCCCCGGCCAGGCGCTCGACGAGGTCACCGGCCTCCTCAGCACCCTGCTCCGGCCCGGCCGCATCCTCGCCGCCCGCCGCGAACGCGGAAAGGGCGCGGTCGACGCGGCCGAGCTGCGCGCGCTCTTCCCGCCGCCGGGCGCCACCGTCCGGGCCACCGTCGAACAGGTCGCGGGCAACTTCGGCAGCAAGGGCGAGGCCGAGTCCAGCGGCTCCCGGCACGGGGCCGTCGAGTCCGGGCCCGGCGGCGACGACGCGGACTATCTGGAGGTCGACCAGTTCGCCCGGCTCAAGCGGATCGGCCGCAAGCCCGGCCCGGTCCTCTTCGCCCTGCTCCTCCTGGTCTCCCTCATCGCCTGCCGCAACCTGCTCACCGGCGGCTCCCTCGCGGGCGGCGCCCTGCTGCCCGTCCCCGAGACGGCCGGTCAGCTGTGGGGCCGGTACGCCGACGCCTGGCGCACGGTCGCCACCGGAGGCACCCAGTCCGCCCCGCCCTATCTGGCGCTGCTCGCGGTCCTCTCCGTCCTCTTCCTCGGCTCGACCGGCTTCACCGTCACCGTGCTGCTGGTCTGCTCGGTCCCGCTGGCCGGACTCACCGCCTACTTCGCCTCCCGGCCGCTGCTCCCCTCGCGGCTGCTGCGCGCCTGGGCGAGCGTCGCGTACGCCTTCCTGCCCGCCGCGACCGGCGCCCTGGCCACCGGCCGTATCGGCACCGCCGTCCTGCTCGTCCTGCTCCCGCTGATCGCCCGCGCCGCCGTCGCCGCCCACGGGTTCCGTGACGGCACCGACCCGGACGCGCCGCGCGGCAGCTGGCGGGCGACCTGGGCGTACGCCCTGCTCCTCACCGTCACCACCGCGTTCACCCCGGTCGTCTGGCCGCTCGCCGTGGTGCTCGGCCTCGGTGTGCTGGCGCTGCGCCGCCGGGACATCACGGCGTACGGGCTCCGCTTCCTCGCCGCCGTCGGCACCCCGATCCTGGCGCTGGCGCCCTGGTCGCTGACGCTGCTCACCGACCCGTCCGCGTTCCTGCGGGAAGCGGGCCTGGACCTCGGTACGGGGTCGGCCTCGGCGTTCGACCTGCTCGGGATCAGCCCCGGCGGTCCCAAGGCGGCGGGCAGCATCCTGCTCCTCGGCATCGTCCTCGCGGCGCTCGCGGCCCTGCTGCGCGAGGACCGGCAGTTCGCCGTCCGCGCCGCCTGGGCCACCGCGCTCACCGGCCTGCTCTTCGCCGCGCTCGCCAACGGCTCGACCTGGTCCGGACCCGCCACCCTCGTCTACGGCGCCGCCCTGATCGCGGCCGCCCTCGTCGGCGCGGACGGGGCCCGGGTCCGGGTCGCGGAACAGAGCTTCGGCTGGCGCCAGCCCGTCGCGGCCCTGATCGCCCTGGCCGCCGCCCTCGCCCCGGCCCTCGCGGCCTTCGGCTGGATGTTCGGAGGCGCGGACGGCCCGCTGGAGCGCCGCGACCCCGTCCAGGTGCCCGCGTTCGTGGCCGAGGAGAGCTCGACCCGCGACCAGGCGCGCACCCTGGTCCTCGGCGGCACCTCGCCCGGCTCCGTCTCGTACAGCCTGGTCCGGGGCTCCGGCGCCCGGCTCGGCGACGGCGAACTGACCGAGGCGGCGGGGTCCAACACCCACCTCGACAAGGTCGTCGCCAACCTGGTCGCGGGCTCCGGCGCCGACCAGGGCGGCCAGCTCGGCAACTTCGCCATCCGTTACGTCCTCGTACGCGACGGAGCCCCGCGCCAGATGAGCCGCGTCCTCGACACCACCCCCGGCCTCAGCCGCCTCAGCCAGCTCGACGGCAGCGCCCTGTGGCGGGTGGACCGCCAGGTCGCCCGGGTGATGGTCGTCCCGGCGGGCGGCGAGGGCGAGCGCGTCCCCGTCGGCTCCGGGCCCGTCGACGCCGATGCCGAGATCCCGGCGGGCGACGAGGGCCGCATCCTGCGCATCGCGGACGAGGCCGCCCCCGGCTGGCAGGCCACGGTCGACGGCAAGCCGCTGACCCCCGTGACCGTCGACGGCTGGGCCCAGGGCTTCGAACTCCCCGCGAGCGGGGGCCGTCTGGCCCTCACGTACGACGCCCCCTTCACGCACACCGCCTGGATCTGGACCCAGTGCGCGCTCGCCGTGGTCCTGGTGGTCATGGCCCTGCCGGGCCGCCGCCGGGACATCGACGACGACCTGCCCGAGGAGGCGCTCGCCATCGCGGCGGACGCCGACGGCGACGGCCGCCGCGCCCGCAGGCTCAGGGCCGCCGCAGAGGCGGAGGCCCTGGCGGCGGCTGCGGCCGGGCATCCGGGCGGCGAGGGCCACACGGAAGCGGACGCTCCGGGCGAGGCCCCGCCCCCGCCGCCCTCCGCACCTCCGGCCTCGCCGGAAACGGACTCCGACACGGGGGCGTACACCCCCGGCATCCCCGACCAGCAGAGCGCCGACCCGTACGCCAAGGACGGCGGCTACGACCCGCAGGAGTCCACCGGCGGCTACGCGGCGCTCCCGCAGCAGGGGTACGGGGAGTGGGACGGGCAGCAGTACCAGGGCGCCGACCCGCAGGCCCCGGCCCCGTACCAGCAGGGCGACTACGCCACGTACCAGCAGGACCCGTACGCGCAGCAGAACACCGGCTACTCCTCCGGCTACCCGGACCAGGGCGGCTACGGCGCCCAGGACCCGTACGGACAGCAGCAGTACGGCGACGGCGGCGGCCAGTACGGCGGCTCCGGCGCGGGCTCCGGTGCGTACGACCCGTACGGCCAATACACCGGCGAGCAGCCCCCGTACACCGACCCCGCCCAGCCCCCCGCCGCCCCCGCCGCCCCCGGCGAGCGCGGCGAGCACCCCGACCCCCCGGGCCAGGCCCCCTGGCAGACCCGTAACGCATCGAGAGGCGAGTCCGAGTGAAGTCCACCCACCTGTCCCTCATCGCGGGCGCCGCAACCCTGGCCGCCATCACCGGCTTCGCCTCGCTCACCGCCCCCCAGGGCCCGGCCACGACGGAGGCCAAGGCCGCCGCCTCGCTGCCCGTCGAGCGCTCCAGCCTGGTCTGCCCGGCGCCCAGCACGTCCGATCTCGCGGAGACCCGGTACACCTCGTTCACCCCGCCCGGGAAGGACGCCGGCAAGGGGGCCGAGGGCGAGAAGGGCACGGCCGAGCTGAAGCCCGCCCTGCCCGTCCTGGACGAGGACGACCCCGACCCCAAGAAGGCGGAGGAGGCCGCGAAGAAGGCGAAGGAGAAGGCCGACAAGCCGGTCCTCGCCGTGAAGGAGCCCGGAAAGCCGGTCACCGCCGAGGAGGACGGTTCCGCCGCCCCCGCCCTCGTGGGCACGGCCACCGGCACGCTCGCCCCCGGCTGGGCCGCCCAGCAGACCACCACGGTCACCGCGGGCGGCGCCCGGGGCCTCCTCGGGGTCAGCTGCACCGCACCGGACACCGACTTCTGGTTCCCGGGCGTGAGCACCGCCCGCTCCCGCCAGGACTACGTGCACCTCACCAACCCCGACGACAGCGCGGCCGTGGCCGACATCGAGCTGTTCGGCCCCAAGGGTCCGGTGACGTCCGAGGTCGGCGACGGCATCACCGTGCCCGGCCGCTCCAGCGTCGCGCTCCTGCTCTCCACCCTCACCGACGAGGCCGTCAACGACCTGACGGCCCACATCACCACCCGCTCCGGCCGGATCGGCGCGGTCGTCCTGACCGCCGACGACGGCTCGGGCACCGACTGGCTCACGGCGGCCGCGGACCCCGCGGGGACCCTGGTCATGCCCGGCATCCCGGCCGACGCCACCTCCGTACAGCTGGTGGCGTACGCGCCCGGCGAGAGCGACGCGGACGTCAAGGTCCAGCTGATGGGGAAGAACACGACGTTCGCCCCGGCGGGGAACGACACCCTCCACATCAAGTCGGGGATGACCGCCACGGTCGACCTGAAGGACATCACCCGCGGCGAACCGGGCTCCCTGCGCCTCACCCCGGTCGAGAAGAGCCGGGCCACCCCGATCGTCGCCGCGCTGCGCGTGGTGCGGGGGACCGGCGAGAAGCAGGAGTACGCCTACATCCCGGCCACCGGCCCGGTGGGCGCGAGGTCGACCGTCACCGACAACCGGGCCAAGGGGTCCACGCTCTCCCTGGCCGCCCCCGGCGCCGACGCCGAGGTGAAGGTGACCACGTCGGCGGGGAGCGAGGGCGGTGAGGCGGCCGTGGAGACGTACAAGGTCAAGGCAGGGACGACGATGGCCGTCACCCCGAAGCCCCCGGCCGGCCTGAAGGGCACGTACGCGCTGACCGTCGAGAGGGTCTCGGGCGGCCCGGTCCACGCGTCCCGGTCGCTGGTCCTGCCGGAGGACGGCGTTCAGATGTTCACGGTCCAGACGCTGCCGGACGACGGCGGCACGGTGCTGGTGCCGTCGGCGCAGCAGGACCTGTCGGTGCTGGACGACTGAGGGGGAGTGCGCCCGCGTACGTCCGGGCACGTGCGTACGTACGCGGGTACGACGCCTGCGCACGCCCTGCGCGTACGTGCGCGGGTACAGCGCCCGTGCCCGCCCCTGCGGCGGCTACGGCGTGGAGCCCCCCTACGAGGGGCCACTTCTGCCCGTACGGGGGCTCCGCGCCGCACGGGAACGGGGCAAGCCGCCCCTACGGTGGCACGACCGCCCGCGTCCCGTCCCTACGGGGGCTACTCCTGCCCGTACCGCGGATCGACGGACTCCGGGGCCAGCCCCAGCAGCTCGGCGACCTGCTCGACGACGACCTCGTGGACCAGGAGGGCCCGCTCGTCGCGGCTCTTGGTGCGGATCTCGACGGGCCGCCGGTAGACGACGATCTGCGCGGGCCGCCCCTTGCCGGCGGGCAGGGCGCGGCCCAGCGGAACGGTGTCCTCCAGATCGCCCGGTACATCCAGGACGACGAAGTCGACCTCCGTGAGCTGGGGCCAGCGCCGCTCCAGCCGCTCCACCGAGTCCTGGACCAGATCGCGGAAGACCTCGCCCCGGCTGGCCGACAGCGGCACCTGGGGCGGCGCGACCGGCCCCCGCATTCCGCGGCCGTGCCGGTCGCGGTGGCGGGGCCTCGGCTCGAACGGGTGGGGGGAGGGTACGGAGCTGTCCATCACCGACGCAGCGTAACGCTCGGCGGCCCGCGCCGAGGGCGCCGACGGACGGCCCGCGACGGTTTCCTCCGGCCCCCTCCGGCGGCCCCCGCGCCCGGCGGAATCCGCGACGGCCCTGATGTGGGCCTCCTGTCCGGAGTTGAACATTCAGGCCAAGGTTGAGCCGTTTTCAGGCCCCTCATCCGATCATCGACGGTGTGCGGGACGTCGGCTTCCGCCCCGGCGCACGCCCCTCGCGGCCACCGCCGCCGAACGGCGCAATCGGCGCGACGCAGGTCAGACGGGTCGCCGGGGGTGGGGGTGTGTCGAGGACCACAGGGCGACACGGTGGGGTGAGCCGGGGGAGAGTCGTCGCAGCCCGCTCAAGAGTGCGGTACCGTCCAACATCGTGAGCCCTGTACGTCGCTGTTCGCGCACCGCGTGCGGCCGCCCTGCCGTCGCGACACTGACGTACGTCTATGCCGACTCGACTGCGGTCCTCGGCCCGCTCGCCACCTACGCCGAGCCCCACTGCTACGACCTCTGTGCCGAGCACAGTGAGCGGCTGACCGCGCCACGCGGCTGGGAGGTGGTGCGCCTCTCCGACGGCTCCGCCCCCGCGCACCCGAGCGGTGACGACCTGGAAGCGCTGGCGAACGCGGTACGGGAGGCGGCCCGGCCGCACGACCGAGGACCGGACGGCGGCGGCAGGGGCCCGCGCTCCGCGGACCCGGTGGAGGTGGCCCGCAGGGGCCACCTGAGGGTGCTGCGTTCCCCCGACTCCTGAGACCGACTGCTGGAACCGACTCCTGAGACCGATTCCCGGGACCGACTTCCCGGACCGACTTCCGAGACCGAGTTCTGAG is a genomic window containing:
- a CDS encoding DUF3499 domain-containing protein — encoded protein: MSPVRRCSRTACGRPAVATLTYVYADSTAVLGPLATYAEPHCYDLCAEHSERLTAPRGWEVVRLSDGSAPAHPSGDDLEALANAVREAARPHDRGPDGGGRGPRSADPVEVARRGHLRVLRSPDS
- a CDS encoding DUF5719 family protein, with product MKSTHLSLIAGAATLAAITGFASLTAPQGPATTEAKAAASLPVERSSLVCPAPSTSDLAETRYTSFTPPGKDAGKGAEGEKGTAELKPALPVLDEDDPDPKKAEEAAKKAKEKADKPVLAVKEPGKPVTAEEDGSAAPALVGTATGTLAPGWAAQQTTTVTAGGARGLLGVSCTAPDTDFWFPGVSTARSRQDYVHLTNPDDSAAVADIELFGPKGPVTSEVGDGITVPGRSSVALLLSTLTDEAVNDLTAHITTRSGRIGAVVLTADDGSGTDWLTAAADPAGTLVMPGIPADATSVQLVAYAPGESDADVKVQLMGKNTTFAPAGNDTLHIKSGMTATVDLKDITRGEPGSLRLTPVEKSRATPIVAALRVVRGTGEKQEYAYIPATGPVGARSTVTDNRAKGSTLSLAAPGADAEVKVTTSAGSEGGEAAVETYKVKAGTTMAVTPKPPAGLKGTYALTVERVSGGPVHASRSLVLPEDGVQMFTVQTLPDDGGTVLVPSAQQDLSVLDD
- a CDS encoding glycosyltransferase family 2 protein translates to MSVHSHSAAPNAAAAAPEFPRHVVTAVLVSHDGARWLPDVLAGLLGQERPVQNVVAADTGSADDSARLVTEALGDDRVLHLARRTSFGTAVDEAVRTAGAPTPDDLPYLKRPGGWDPATRTWVDENYDLPELPHGEPVQWLWLLHDDCAPEPDALAELLRVVDNDKYATIVGPKLRGWYDRKQLLEVGVSIANSGRRWTGLDRREQDQGQHDQVRTVLSVSSAGMLIRRDVYEELGGFDRSLPLMRDDVDLCWRAHLAGHRVLIAPDAVLRHAEASARERRPIDCAGRSVVGPHRVDKAGAVYTMLVNARAAALPWVLLRLVVGTLLRTLAYLVGKVPGQALDEVTGLLSTLLRPGRILAARRERGKGAVDAAELRALFPPPGATVRATVEQVAGNFGSKGEAESSGSRHGAVESGPGGDDADYLEVDQFARLKRIGRKPGPVLFALLLLVSLIACRNLLTGGSLAGGALLPVPETAGQLWGRYADAWRTVATGGTQSAPPYLALLAVLSVLFLGSTGFTVTVLLVCSVPLAGLTAYFASRPLLPSRLLRAWASVAYAFLPAATGALATGRIGTAVLLVLLPLIARAAVAAHGFRDGTDPDAPRGSWRATWAYALLLTVTTAFTPVVWPLAVVLGLGVLALRRRDITAYGLRFLAAVGTPILALAPWSLTLLTDPSAFLREAGLDLGTGSASAFDLLGISPGGPKAAGSILLLGIVLAALAALLREDRQFAVRAAWATALTGLLFAALANGSTWSGPATLVYGAALIAAALVGADGARVRVAEQSFGWRQPVAALIALAAALAPALAAFGWMFGGADGPLERRDPVQVPAFVAEESSTRDQARTLVLGGTSPGSVSYSLVRGSGARLGDGELTEAAGSNTHLDKVVANLVAGSGADQGGQLGNFAIRYVLVRDGAPRQMSRVLDTTPGLSRLSQLDGSALWRVDRQVARVMVVPAGGEGERVPVGSGPVDADAEIPAGDEGRILRIADEAAPGWQATVDGKPLTPVTVDGWAQGFELPASGGRLALTYDAPFTHTAWIWTQCALAVVLVVMALPGRRRDIDDDLPEEALAIAADADGDGRRARRLRAAAEAEALAAAAAGHPGGEGHTEADAPGEAPPPPPSAPPASPETDSDTGAYTPGIPDQQSADPYAKDGGYDPQESTGGYAALPQQGYGEWDGQQYQGADPQAPAPYQQGDYATYQQDPYAQQNTGYSSGYPDQGGYGAQDPYGQQQYGDGGGQYGGSGAGSGAYDPYGQYTGEQPPYTDPAQPPAAPAAPGERGEHPDPPGQAPWQTRNASRGESE
- a CDS encoding metallopeptidase family protein, with translation MDSSVPSPHPFEPRPRHRDRHGRGMRGPVAPPQVPLSASRGEVFRDLVQDSVERLERRWPQLTEVDFVVLDVPGDLEDTVPLGRALPAGKGRPAQIVVYRRPVEIRTKSRDERALLVHEVVVEQVAELLGLAPESVDPRYGQE